Proteins encoded together in one Camelina sativa cultivar DH55 chromosome 9, Cs, whole genome shotgun sequence window:
- the LOC104711118 gene encoding transcription factor LUX-like → MGEEVRMSDYDVSGDGDRVLEWEMGLPSDEDLASLSYSLIPANLAMAFSITPERSRTVQDVNRASETTLSSLRSGSSGPNTSSSNNNSNAVEEEEDRVGSSSPGSDSKKQKTSDGDGDGGGGVDPDTAMVAEEGDSGTEDLSGKTLKRPRLVWTPQLHKRFVDVVAHLGIKNAVPKTIMQLMNVEGLTRENVASHLQKYRLYLKRMQGLTNEGPSASDKLFSSTPVPPQSFQDIGGGNGNGNGQGNGSAGHVRVPIPVPYGGQPMMQMPVYAHHMGMQGYHHQNQGHDPYHHHHHHGAGGGGGSGAFESNPYMMQQNKFGSMASYPSVGGGSANEN, encoded by the coding sequence atgggagaagaaGTGAGGATGAGCGATTACGATGTTTCCGGCGACGGAGATAGAGTTCTTGAATGGGAAATGGGATTACCAAGCGACGAGGATTTAGCATCGCTTTCTTACTCTTTGATTCCGGCGAATCTGGCGATGGCGTTTAGTATCACACCGGAGCGGAGCCGTACGGTTCAGGATGTGAATCGCGCATCGGAGACGACGCTCTCGTCTCTACGAAGCGGATCTTCAGGTCCCAACACATCTTCGTCGAACAATAACAGCAacgcggtggaggaggaggaagatcgAGTCGGATCGAGTAGTCCTGGATCGGATTCTAAGAAACAGAAGACATCGGACGGAGATGGAGACGGCGGTGGCGGTGTGGATCCGGATACAGCGATGGTGGCGGAGGAAGGAGATTCAGGAACTGAAGATCTATCTGGGAAAACACTGAAACGACCGCGTTTAGTGTGGACGCCGCAGCTGCACAAGAGATTCGTTGATGTTGTGGCTCACTTAGGGATCAAAAACGCGGTTCCGAAGACGATCATGCAGCTGATGAACGTAGAAGGGCTAACTCGAGAGAACGTTGCGTCTCATCTCCAGAAGTATAGGCTTTACCTTAAACGGATGCAGGGATTGACTAACGAAGGTCCCTCTGCTTCCGATAAGCTCTTCTCTTCAACACCTGTGCCTCCACAGAGCTTTCAAGACATCGGTGGCGGTAACGGTAATGGTAATGGTCAGGGAAATGGATCGGCCGGCCATGTTAGAGTGCCAATTCCGGTACCGTATGGAGGGCAGCCGATGATGCAGATGCCAGTTTATGCACATCATATGGGTATGCAAGGgtatcatcatcaaaatcaaggTCATGATccttaccatcatcatcatcatcatggagctggtggtggtggtggatctggtgcgtttgaatcaaatccttaTATGATGCAACAGAATAAGTTTGGATCCATGGCTTCTTATCCTTCTGTTGGTGGTGGTAGCGCGaatgagaattaa